The proteins below come from a single Bactrocera dorsalis isolate Fly_Bdor chromosome 5, ASM2337382v1, whole genome shotgun sequence genomic window:
- the LOC105223278 gene encoding vitamin K-dependent gamma-carboxylase: MTATKRSPKTKSASKVLPKDQASNKAGNEQEIENNETISYKQDGDDETKPRDTPNPEGKCKLHDIFHSCTGYKLDTFTSHTSFTSWLHRPVDASALGVFRMLYGLAMCIDIAEERGGSQMDTRFGEPQHCHFPLFDGIKAFPLPVMGCIYLLMWLGALGIMLGYRYRLSCLAYIVPYWYIFLLDKPAWNNHSYLFGLVGTILLFTGANRYCSLDKYLQPNMPDTVPYWNYFLIKFQFFVLYMYAGLKKLTAEWLSGYAMSSLSEHWVFTPFRSLLSSDLTDLLIVHWFTAIFDFSIAFFMTWEATRLLATPFMLSFHLMNSRLFVIGMFPWVCLAEVPLFFGFSWPRKLSLRCLLQFISSSTICKAKSKQQESQNFVEPKEATELNAASGVVAASTQSTNSNSTDQIGENCFAAKLRAGLVLFYCALQLFLPYSHFITKGYNNWTEGLYGYSWNMMVHTYDTVLTSVKLVDNSNGEVHYLDPYAFTEYDRWTKHADMAYQYAKCIEANIRDDYARNPQASPLSSTNISIYFDIWCSMNGRFQQRVYDPRVDLLKAEWSPFKHTSWSLPLLNELNYMRPKLKTMTDEVMAWSNYSDVIFVADFPGLTLDNYISTDLTNVTLTILAGNVRYKSDDEDESYFLTAGKSFGLQSGETHHITTIGLKPSSYLYTFMNKTMIDSATPVTENINQKPKKPLLPLWDEFRNRIKNYKEFLKHMANCVLYLLYDVPIPMEVRERN, from the exons ATGACCGCCACAAAAAGGTCGCCGAAAACAAAAAGCGCATCCAAGGTTCTACCAAAAGATCAAGCCAGCAACAAAGCAGGTAATGAACAAGAAATTGAGAATAATGAAACAATTAGCTACAAGCAAGACGGTGATGATGAAACAAAGCCACGGGACACCCCAAATCCAGAAGGAAAGTGTAAACTCCACGACATCTTCCATTCTTGTACTGGCTACAAGTTAGACACCTTCACATCGCATACAAGCTTCACAAGCTGGTTACATCGGCCAGTCGATGCCTCAGCGCTTGGAGTTTTTCGCATGCTCTACG GTTTGGCCATGTGCATCGATATTGCGGAGGAGCGTGGAGGCAGTCAAATGGATACACGCTTCGGCGAGCCACAGCATTGCCACTTTCCGCTTTTCGATGGCATTAAGGCGTTCCCACTACCGGTGATGGGTTGCATTTATCTGCTCATGTGGCTGGGCGCACTCGGCATTATGCTCGGCTATCGTTATCGGCTTAGCTGCTTGGCGTATATCGTACCCTATTGGTATATATTCTTACTTGATAAGCCGGCGTGGAACAACCATAGTTATTTATTCGGTTTGGTTGGGACAATATTGCTCTTTACTGGAGCCAATCGATACTG CTCCTTGGACAAGTACCTGCAGCCGAATATGCCGGACACTGTGCCCTATTGGAATTACTTTCTCATCAAGTTCCAATTTTTCGTGCTCTATATGTACGCCGGACTGAAGAAGTTGACTGCGGAATGGCTTTCGGGTTATGCAATGTCGAGCCTTAGTGAACACTGGGTCTTTACACCATTTCGCTCATTGTTGTCATCCGATTTGACAGATCTACTGATTGTGCATTGGTTTACGGCGATCTTCGACTTTTCTATTGCCTTCTTTATGACCTGGGAAGCAACCAGATTACTGGCCACGCCCTTTATGCTCAGCTTTCACTTAATGAACTCGCGTCTCTTCGTTATAG GCATGTTCCCGTGGGTATGTCTGGCGGAAGTGCCGCTCTTCTTTGGCTTCAGTTGGCCGCGAAAATTAAGTCTTAGGTGTTTACTACAATTTATCAGCTCCTCAACCATTTGTAAAGCTAAAAGTAAGCAGCAGgaatcacaaaattttgtagaaCCGAAAGAAGCTACAGAACTTAACGCCGCTTCAGGAGTTGTAGCCGCAAGTACTCAATCCACAAACAGCAACAGTACCGACCAGATTGGCGAAAATTGCTTCGCTGCCAAACTGCGTGCAGGGCTCGTCTTGTTCTACTGTGCCCTGCAACTATTCCTACCCTATTCCCATTTCATCACGAAAGGCTATAATAATTGGACCGAAGGCCTCTATGGCTATTCCTGGAACATGATGGTGCACACGTACGACACAGTGCTAACCTCGGTGAAACTCGTCGACAATTCCAACGGTGAAGTACACTATTTGGATCCATATGCCTTCACAGAGTACGATCGTTGGACCAAACATGCCGATATGGCCTATCAGTATGCCAAGTGTATCGAGGCGAATATACGTGACGATTATGCGCGCAATCCACAAGCGAGCCCACTGAGTTCGACGAATATTTcgatatattttgatatttggtgCTCAATGAATGGACGCTTTCAACAGCGCGTCTATGATCCGCGTGTCGACCTCTTAAAAGCCGAGTGGTCACCATTCAAGCACACCAGTTGGTCATTGCCACTGTTGAATGAACTGAATTATATGCGTCCGAAATTAAAGACGATGACCGATGAGGTAATGGCTTGGAGTAATTACTCGGATGTCATATTTGTTGCCGACTTTCCGGGACTAACATTGGATAACTATATTTCGACGGACTTGACAAATGTGACGCTAACTATTTTGGCTGGTAATGTGCGCTATAAGAGTGACGATGAGGATGAATCTTACTTTCTGACGGCGGGCAAAAGTTTTGGACTACAAAGTGGTGAGACGCATCATATAACAACGATCGGGTTAAAGCCATCTTCATATCTCTACACATTTATG AACAAAACAATGATCGACAGTGCAACGCCCGTCACCGAAAATATCAATCAAAAGCCCAAGAAGCCGCTGTTGCCGCTTTGGGATGAATTTAGGAATCGCATAAAGAATTACAAAGAATTTCTCAAGCACATGGCCAATTgtgtgttgtatttgttgtatgaCGTGCCAATACCTATGGAGGTGCGTGAGCGAAATTAA
- the LOC105223279 gene encoding uncharacterized protein LOC105223279 — protein MAENCGKCKKSISKEGIVICNSDDCMKKFHRTCVNIDDAIYDAIQKNPLISFNCEECKNQSPKALAAKLQTMEEKLNKVYNGVNQISTRMYQQYFQFGNANNVDPKKQTNNLIVVGNNCNSDRLQVVCDYGRWVQVGKFATSTSEDDIIEHLAEELKINKNLVKCTKLVKNDANLSQLSYCKFKISIPDYRFNELFNENIWPSGVMVSPFTPRSQLNQNRI, from the coding sequence ATGGCCGAAAATTGTGGAAAGTGCAAAAAATCGATTAGCAAGGAGGGCATCGTCATTTGCAATTCAGACGATTGCATGAAAAAGTTTCATCGCACTTGCGTGAATATCGACGATGCCATCTACGATGCGATTCAGAAGAACCCTTTGATTTCCTTCAATTGTGAGGAATGTAAAAATCAATCGCCCAAAGCGCTAGCCGCCAAACTGCAGACGATGGAGGAGAAACTGAATAAAGTCTACAATGGCGTGAATCAGATCTCGACACGTATGTATCAGCAATATTTCCAATTCGGCAACGCGAACAATGTGGACCCGAAGAAGCAAACCAATAATCTCATCGTCGTTGGTAACAACTGTAATTCGGATCGTCTGCAAGTTGTCTGCGATTATGGGCGCTGGGTGCAGGTGGGCAAATTCGCAACCTCCACTAGTGAGGATGACATTATCGAGCATTTGGCTGAGGAATTGAAGATCAATAAGAATCTAGTCAAATGCACCAAATTGGTGAAGAACGATGCGAATCTATCGCAATTGTCATATTGTAAATTTAAGATTTCCATACCGGATTATCGTTTCAATGAGCTATTCAATGAGAATATCTGGCCCAGTGGTGTTATGGTCAGTCCATTCACACCACGTTCGCAATTGAATCAGAATCGTATATAA